A region of the Dermacentor albipictus isolate Rhodes 1998 colony chromosome 4, USDA_Dalb.pri_finalv2, whole genome shotgun sequence genome:
ATAAAACTTCGTGCGCGAAGGACGCTCAGCTATGCGCAACCATTAGGGTGTTCTAATCTTCCTTTTTGACAATGTGCTTATGAACGTCCCCATTCTcttgtacaaaaaaagaaaaaaaaacacacatccaGTGGTGGTATTCATCATGTGATCCAATATAAAACATTTTGCCCCTGCAGATCGAACGAAAAATTACGAAAGACTGGAATTACCGATAGACGGATAGGAACATTTGAGAGCCGGTTTAACAGCACGAACAGTATAATGGACAGCATTAAGTTTACGAGAgataaatttatttacagaaatgtaGAAAGATTGGCCTGAGCGACAGCTTGGCTTTAGCCCACTACTCTGTACTGTGGAAAAGAGACGGGGAGGAAAAGAACTGATGAATGATGATAGGAGAAGGAAGTGCTTATAGAGAAGTCCATCGCGTTGTGGGAACCCTAAGGTCGGTCGTGCGCCTAGCCCAGTGGCTTGTAGAAAGGCTATAGTCGCTATTTTAGTCACGGCTGCAGTGTTGGCGTCAGGCCAAGTACCTAAAGCAAGGTTATCAGATAGAAGTCTCTTATCCATGTTTACAACCAGCTTCTGCCTTCTCGCGCGTACGCGAGACAAATGCAAAACACGTGCACAAGTGCTTCTGGCACCTTGCAATGTTCGCAATTTAGAACAGTATTACTTCAACCTATAACATGTGTAAACGCCTCGCGAATGCGACACCAGGGCGAATTCCGTGAACCATACTTGTTTGGTTCTCTTTGAGCTTGTGGAGGCATATGGAAACTTCATTATCTAGGGTAGGTATTCGACAGATACTTTCCATTGGTGATCTCCATAGATGGAGAATGGCAATACAGCCATTACAAAGCACCAACTAGCGTGAAGAATTAGTTACGAATCCCAACACGCAGCTTTTATTTACCAAATATGGAAGCCAGAGTGGCTATCTCAGGGGGACCAAAAACAAGAAaagggctggcagatggaatggcacactgtggtataaacttttttaaaacagggttgaagtgcctcagacaggctggccaacgtttcgataggtggacctatcttcgtcaaaggcggcctcgtcatcctcggcgtgttagttttaaagggttagtgcagtgacgtcacgtgcgggtgttgtcgctggcggctggttttaaagagagagattacaagagggaacaggcgttgtcgtccgacgtctgtgagcctcattctcaagacgaagggacaagagcgtgagagtgggcacgcggggaggaaagaaaagaaatagaagcagaaaaaagggggaaaaaggaaaaaaaaagcaggggggagccagggccgtaccaagacacaacaaaggggggggggggtgaaagaaaaagaaagagaaaaatgaaatctttaagaaatacgggggcttgggagcgtgttggggatgcgaaaggttaggaggtattcaggggagtcgttggcggcatgtttttgaggcattagaacggccggtcaagcaataggtcgagtaattttgaaatagttaaggtggcgacgagtagtctgcggtgcaatgtgtggggtgaccgaaaggcagcggcatggtctttcaaggggcactgccccacgcgcttaacgtaggtgtcgttacggcggcatccagaaggcgatactccgggttgaggcgccttctggatgccgccgtaacgacacctacgttaagcgcgtggggcagtgccccttgaaagaccatgccgctgcctttcggtcaccccacacattgcaccgcagactactcgtcgccaccttaactatttcaaaattactcgacctattgcttgaccggccgttctaatgcctcaaaaacatgccgccaacgactcccctgaatacctcctaacctttcgcatccccaacacgctcccaagcccccgtatttcttaaagatttcatttttctctttctttttctttcacccgccccccctttgttgtgtcttggtacggccctggctccccctgcttttttttttcctttttcccccttttttctgcttctatttcttttctttcctccccgcgtgcccactctcacgctcttgtcccttcgtcttgagaatgaggctcacagacgtcggacgacaacgcctgttccctcttgtaatctctctctttaaaaccagccgccagtgacaacacccgcacgtgacgtcactgcactaaccctttaaaactaacacgccgaggatgacgaggccgcctttgacgaagataggtccacctatcgaaacgttggccagcctgtctgaggcacttcaaccctgttttaaaaaagtttatatcTCAGGGGGAGTTAGAGAGACTGATCAACCACGCTCCTGACCGGGTACACTCTCGGCGCAACTTATCGCACGTCGGCTGACTTGTAGCCTTGAGCAACACGACATCAAGCGATTGAGTGACTTAAGTGCGGTCCGGCAACAACCCTATCTCTCTGCCCAGAGGAGTTGTGCCTCTTTTCTATAAATAAATGACTTTTATGCATTCATGTATATAACTATGTATTTCACTATAGGCATATTACAGAACTCAGAAATTTTATGGTCTTTAAGCTCAAGCTGTCGTACATGTTATTAGTTGCCCCACTGAGATTTCGCAGGCGAAACCGTTCAGCTAAGCTAACTATACCGCGTCTCACAATCTCTCTGCAGTGCAGCAAAATATACGAGGTGCGTGTGTCAGAGGAGCCAGCTCGCACTTGTTATCAGTCCGCGAAATATCAATCCGTGTCTCTTTCACGCCACTATCACTTCtgtaaaaaatgaagaaaattaTTGCAGGTATTTATTTAGTATGTTAGAAGATATACAAACATTCATGCAGCGCTTGTCTATAATAAACCTACATATCTGCAGTATAACTGAGGCCGATGCACGGAACTGCGTTCCATTGCATACTACGCGGTACATGCGAAGCACATGGTGATGTCCTAGCATGCCTCATAGCTTTCGCTGCACTACAAGTTGATTTTAAGACGGAGTATAGACATCCTTTTCGAGCATTATTGACAACAGTTGTTTTAAAAGCCGCTAAATGTAGTGTCAGAAACGTGCCAACTAAGCAATACACCTGTGCGGCAAGACGGCTCGCACGTGTCTTCCGGCCTTGCGTAAATGTACGCAGAATTTGCTTACCCTTGCTTCGCAAACGTAGCCCAAGCGGTCATGATATCTTGGCTGAAGGTCCGGTCCGACTCTCCGAACTTGCCGGGAAACCTCATAGGCAGTCCGAACACGAGCGTCGCCTCAGCAGAATGATCGGAATCGGTGTGAAAGTGGCCCTCCACTTCTTCGTCGACGTAGTCGAGCCCGTATAAGTGCACTGTCAGACCGGCGTTGGAGAGTCTGCGGGCGAACGCGAGCGCGGGACAGCCGGCGGCCACGTCCGCCGCGCAGGCCTCCACCAGATCAGCCAGGGTCCTCGGGTGGTCGCCAAAGGCGGCCGCGTGCTTAAGACAGTGGCCGGCCACTTCGGTAGCCACGAGTCGCCGGTATCCTTGCGCGTTCAGCAGAACGTGGAGCGCTACCTCGGCATCTGCCTTCGTCATGTTGTTGCTTTGCTTGAGCGCATGGAAGCGGCCTTCGAAGACTCGCGACACCAGCTTTCGGCCTTCCTCACGGTTGTGGCCCATCAAGACCTCGACGTTCGTAAAGCCCCTCAGGTCGTGGATGAGATCCGGGTTGTGCGGTAGGAACTCGGTTCCATGCGTGGGCAGCGGGGCCTCGATTCCGTGGTGTCGCAGTTCCATTTGCGCGAGCAGGACCTCATGAGCCGACCGGCTCTTGAGGCATTCGATAACGTCTTCCGGGTGTGAGACGATCGAGTAGCCCGCTTTGGAGCAGCCCACCTCGACGGCCAGGGCATCCGCTTTGAGTAGACTCCTGCTCGTGCTCTCCGCCGCTTTGGCGGCGTGCGCAGCGCCTCCTTGCATGATGACACGGTGGAAAAGGCCTCTGGCAGAGGGTGAAATCATCAGAAGCCGAATGGCTGCGATTCCGGCACCTTCGCCGAAAAGGGTGACTTGCGACCCGTTTCCATTGAAGGCAGCGATGTTGGCCTTGACCCACGCAAGCGCGAGCACCTGATCGTATAAGCCCGCGTTCCCAGACGCGTTGCTGTGGACCGCATTGAGGAAGCCGAAGAAGCCGAGCCTGTAATTGAACGATACGACGACCACGTTctgcgtcgcggcgagcacggAACCGTCGAATGCAGGGTTATCCGAGGAGCCGGATTTGAAGTTGCCGCCGTGAATCCAGACCATGACGGGCTTGGTGCTGTTGTCGCTGACGGGTGACCACACGTTGAGGTAGAGGCAGTCTTCGCTCATGCCTGGCGCCGCTGCGTAGTGCTCAGGTGTCCCGTCCAGAGAGAGCTCTTGCATGCACCGTTTACCGAAGGCCCTAGCCCATCGTGGAACGGACCAGGAGACCTTTGGCAACGGCTTGCGGAAGCGCAAGTCCCCCAGTGGAGGCGATGCATAAGGGATTCCGAGGAATGCGTTCACCTTCTCACCGTATACGTTGAGGCGGAGTCCCTTGATGTCACCGCTTCGTGTTCGCACTAGGGGAGGTGTCAGAGCATGCGTGGCGCTAACCAGGAGGATCACGCCAGCGATAGCAGAGACGCGCATTGTCGCAGCACCAGTGCTTCTTGACAGGGCTGTAATTAAACGAAGTATGGGAAATAGTCAACATGAACTTCTCAAATAAAAATAAGCAACTTTTTCAGCCGACCCTTCTTTTAACAAGCCAGTTTAGCATGGTACGCAAAACGTCTATTTGCTCTTAGCAAAAATAAACGATATGAACAGTGCACGATTTTGGCTACAATTTCAAGCAGTTCCGAAGCTCGCCGTATAATGCAAAAAAGAGTAAGctgtgcagacacggacacaagagaagtggacaatatgaactagctcagctttttgTCGTTCTTGCCTTATAGGCGTGCGTGAGAAAAGAATTcctgggttttacgtgcgaaaaccatgacttgattacgaggcacgccgtggtgagggactccagaataattttgaccatctggggttttttaacatgcacccaatgtaCGATACACGGGCGCGCTTGCATTTCAACACCATCGaaacgccgccgccgctgccggggttcgatcccgcgtcctctgGCTTAGTAGCGCAAGGCCATGCATAGCCACCACAGTGGGTGGGCGTGCGTGAGCAGGTGTACCTGATATACAAGGGGATTCAAAAGTTAGACCAGTCGAAGAAGATGGAAcacgtttatttcttttttaggtGTCGTCAACACCTAAAACACCATAAAATTAGTTGTTTAAAAGCAAATAAAGTTCATTTCCCTCAGCGGAAAAGCGAGGAAACGCCAAGTTggcacagtggctatggcgttccgGGAGCGTGAGCTCACAGATTCACGGCCGAGGCGGTCGCAGACTggcgaggcggcggcggcggcaccgaAATTACACTAAACAAATTACTTGTTAAAGTGGGCGTTAGTGTAAAGAGTTACTTCGGTGCAACAATTTAAAGCCGCAATAGTTCAATAGTCTCacaattacattttttcgatatacgTGGCGCGATGAACGAGCGCTTTGAAAAATATGTGCAAGTGGGCACATCTGAAGCACTACATCTGACGGCACGTACCACTGAGGAATTGCGACCACCTCAATGTGGCCCCGTTTATGGATATGTAAGCAAACGGTTCTTCTATCAAAAATCAATTTAATTACCTTCAGAAGATATGTGCACCGCGACG
Encoded here:
- the LOC135899520 gene encoding cholinesterase-like isoform X1: MQALSRSTGAATMRVSAIAGVILLVSATHALTPPLVRTRSGDIKGLRLNVYGEKVNAFLGIPYASPPLGDLRFRKPLPKVSWSVPRWARAFGKRCMQELSLDGTPEHYAAAPGMSEDCLYLNVWSPVSDNSTKPVMVWIHGGNFKSGSSDNPAFDGSVLAATQNVVVVSFNYRLGFFGFLNAVHSNASGNAGLYDQVLALAWVKANIAAFNGNGSQVTLFGEGAGIAAIRLLMISPSARGLFHRVIMQGGAAHAAKAAESTSRSLLKADALAVEVGCSKAGYSIVSHPEDVIECLKSRSAHEVLLAQMELRHHGIEAPLPTHGTEFLPHNPDLIHDLRGFTNVEVLMGHNREEGRKLVSRVFEGRFHALKQSNNMTKADAEVALHVLLNAQGYRRLVATEVAGHCLKHAAAFGDHPRTLADLVEACAADVAAGCPALAFARRLSNAGLTVHLYGLDYVDEEVEGHFHTDSDHSAEATLVFGLPMRFPGKFGESDRTFSQDIMTAWATFAKQGRPPVFEGILWPRFSEARPMYLGINEASAHLREADTSLCGLLKK
- the LOC135899520 gene encoding cholinesterase-like isoform X2 — protein: MQALSRSTGAATMRVSAIAGVILLVSATHALTPPLVRTRSGDIKGLRLNVYGEKVNAFLGIPYASPPLGDLRFRKPLPKVSWSVPRWARAFGKRCMQELSLDGTPEHYAAAPGMSEDCLYLNVWSPVSDNSTKPVMVWIHGGNFKSGSSDNPAFDGSVLAATQNVVVVSFNYRLGFFGFLNAVHSNASGNAGLYDQVLALAWVKANIAAFNGNGSQVTLFGEGAGIAAIRLLMISPSARGLFHRVIMQGGAAHAAKAAESTSRSLLKADALAVEVGCSKAGYSIVSHPEDVIECLKSRSAHEVLLAQMELRHHGIEAPLPTHGTEFLPHNPDLIHDLRGFTNVEVLMGHNREEGRKLVSRVFEGRFHALKQSNNMTKADAEVALHVLLNAQGYRRLVATEVAGHCLKHAAAFGDHPRTLADLVEACAADVAAGCPALAFARRLSNAGLTVHLYGLDYVDEEVEGHFHTDSDHSAEATLVFGLPMRFPGKFGESDRTFSQDIMTAWATFAKQGPPVFEGILWPRFSEARPMYLGINEASAHLREADTSLCGLLKK
- the LOC135899520 gene encoding cholinesterase-like isoform X3 translates to MRVSAIAGVILLVSATHALTPPLVRTRSGDIKGLRLNVYGEKVNAFLGIPYASPPLGDLRFRKPLPKVSWSVPRWARAFGKRCMQELSLDGTPEHYAAAPGMSEDCLYLNVWSPVSDNSTKPVMVWIHGGNFKSGSSDNPAFDGSVLAATQNVVVVSFNYRLGFFGFLNAVHSNASGNAGLYDQVLALAWVKANIAAFNGNGSQVTLFGEGAGIAAIRLLMISPSARGLFHRVIMQGGAAHAAKAAESTSRSLLKADALAVEVGCSKAGYSIVSHPEDVIECLKSRSAHEVLLAQMELRHHGIEAPLPTHGTEFLPHNPDLIHDLRGFTNVEVLMGHNREEGRKLVSRVFEGRFHALKQSNNMTKADAEVALHVLLNAQGYRRLVATEVAGHCLKHAAAFGDHPRTLADLVEACAADVAAGCPALAFARRLSNAGLTVHLYGLDYVDEEVEGHFHTDSDHSAEATLVFGLPMRFPGKFGESDRTFSQDIMTAWATFAKQGRPPVFEGILWPRFSEARPMYLGINEASAHLREADTSLCGLLKK